The proteins below are encoded in one region of Brevundimonas fontaquae:
- the rplO gene encoding 50S ribosomal protein L15 has protein sequence MKLNEIRDNEGAHKKRMRVGRGPGSGKGKTAGRGVKGQKSRSGVAIGGFEGGQMPLYMRMPKRGFNNANALKLAEVNLWRLQDAVDAGKLDAKSELKGDALVAAGVIRRVKDGVRLLGTGELKQALNLVVWSATAGAKKAIEAAGGSVVEQRIEAEAKAAARVEKRNAAKGKAPAAKAPRGDENKISARTKRTAAKA, from the coding sequence ATGAAACTGAACGAAATCCGCGACAACGAAGGCGCCCACAAGAAGCGCATGCGCGTCGGCCGTGGCCCCGGTTCGGGCAAGGGCAAGACCGCTGGTCGTGGCGTCAAGGGTCAGAAGTCGCGTTCGGGCGTCGCCATCGGCGGCTTCGAAGGCGGCCAAATGCCGCTGTACATGCGTATGCCCAAGCGCGGCTTCAACAACGCCAATGCTCTGAAGTTGGCTGAAGTGAACCTGTGGCGCCTGCAGGACGCCGTCGACGCCGGCAAGCTGGACGCCAAGTCCGAACTGAAGGGCGACGCCCTGGTCGCCGCCGGCGTGATCCGTCGCGTTAAGGACGGCGTGCGTCTGCTGGGCACCGGCGAACTGAAGCAAGCGCTGAACCTGGTCGTCTGGTCGGCCACTGCCGGCGCCAAGAAGGCCATCGAGGCCGCTGGCGGCTCGGTCGTCGAGCAACGCATCGAAGCCGAAGCCAAGGCCGCCGCGCGCGTCGAGAAGCGCAACGCCGCCAAGGGCAAGGCTCCGGCCGCCAAGGCGCCGCGCGGCGACGAGAACAAGATCTCGGCCCGCACCAAGCGCACCGCCGCCAAAGCCTAA
- the rpsQ gene encoding 30S ribosomal protein S17, protein MPKRILEGVVVSDKGEKTVVVKVERTLLHPLLKKTVRSSKKYHAHDEANALKVGDIARIVECAPKSKLKRWEVLSNASAS, encoded by the coding sequence ATGCCCAAGCGAATTCTTGAAGGCGTGGTCGTGTCCGACAAGGGCGAGAAGACTGTCGTCGTGAAGGTGGAGCGCACCCTGCTTCACCCGCTTCTGAAGAAGACCGTCCGGTCGTCCAAGAAGTACCACGCGCACGACGAAGCCAACGCGCTCAAGGTCGGCGACATCGCTCGCATCGTCGAGTGCGCCCCCAAGTCCAAACTGAAGCGCTGGGAAGTCCTTTCCAACGCCTCCGCCTCGTAA
- the rpsN gene encoding 30S ribosomal protein S14 — MAKKSAVNRNEAVKALVAKYAAKRAALKATANDENLPLEERFDARLKLAELPRNSAPSRIRNRCEVTGRPRAFYRKLKMSRIALRELGNLGQIPGLTKSSW; from the coding sequence ATGGCTAAGAAAAGCGCCGTAAACCGCAATGAAGCCGTCAAGGCCCTGGTTGCGAAGTATGCCGCGAAGCGGGCCGCCCTCAAGGCGACCGCCAACGACGAAAACCTGCCGCTGGAGGAGCGCTTCGACGCGCGCCTGAAGCTGGCCGAACTGCCGCGCAACTCCGCGCCGAGCCGCATTCGCAACCGCTGCGAAGTGACGGGTCGTCCGCGGGCGTTCTACCGCAAGCTCAAGATGAGCCGGATTGCGCTGCGTGAACTGGGCAACCTGGGCCAGATTCCCGGCCTGACGAAGTCCAGCTGGTAA
- the rplP gene encoding 50S ribosomal protein L16, giving the protein MLQPKKTKYRKAFKGRIHGSAKGGFSLNFGSYGLKTLEPERITARQIEAARRAITRQMKRQGRVWIRVFPDLPVTGKPAEVRMGKGKGAVDHWAARCHPGRILFEIDGVPDDVAREALRLGAAKLPVRTKVVTRIDAGVAHVEAAA; this is encoded by the coding sequence ATGTTGCAACCGAAGAAGACCAAATACCGCAAGGCCTTCAAGGGCCGGATCCATGGCTCGGCCAAGGGCGGTTTCTCGCTGAACTTCGGGTCGTATGGCCTGAAGACGCTGGAGCCGGAACGCATCACCGCGCGTCAGATCGAAGCGGCTCGCCGCGCGATCACTCGCCAGATGAAGCGCCAGGGCCGCGTCTGGATCCGCGTCTTCCCCGACCTGCCCGTCACGGGCAAGCCGGCTGAAGTCCGGATGGGTAAGGGCAAGGGCGCCGTGGACCACTGGGCCGCGCGTTGCCACCCGGGCCGTATCCTGTTTGAAATCGACGGCGTGCCGGACGATGTCGCCCGCGAAGCACTCCGTCTCGGCGCCGCCAAGCTGCCGGTCCGCACCAAGGTCGTGACCCGTATCGACGCCGGCGTCGCGCATGTGGAGGCTGCCGCCTAA
- the rplR gene encoding 50S ribosomal protein L18 — translation MALSLRQQAKRRSERTRRRLKAVANGRLRLSVYRSDKNISAQIIDDAQGVTVVAASSLEGGKGKRGSDTAAAAAIGKLIAERAIEKGVKDVVFDRGEYIYHGRVKALAEAAREAGLNF, via the coding sequence ATGGCTCTTTCTCTTCGACAACAAGCCAAGCGTCGCTCGGAGCGCACGCGTCGCCGCCTGAAGGCTGTCGCCAACGGTCGTCTGCGTCTGTCGGTCTACCGTTCGGACAAGAACATCTCGGCCCAGATCATCGACGACGCCCAGGGCGTGACCGTCGTGGCTGCCTCGTCGCTGGAAGGCGGCAAGGGCAAGCGCGGTTCGGACACGGCTGCGGCCGCCGCGATTGGCAAGCTGATCGCCGAACGCGCCATCGAGAAGGGCGTCAAGGACGTCGTCTTCGACCGTGGCGAGTACATCTATCATGGACGGGTGAAGGCGCTGGCGGAAGCCGCGCGTGAAGCCGGCCTGAACTTCTAA
- the rplE gene encoding 50S ribosomal protein L5, with product MATEKYTPRLKDEYHARIRQVMKEKFGYTNEMQVPKLDKIVLNMGIGEAVADSKKANTALKDLTAIAGQKAVATKARNSIAGFKLREGMVIGGKVTLRGDQMYEFLDRFITIALPRVKDFRGLKGTSFDGRGNYATGLKEHIVFPEINYDQIDQMWGMDIVVCTTAKTDEEAKALLTEFKFPFVKN from the coding sequence ATGGCTACCGAAAAGTACACCCCGCGCCTCAAGGACGAGTATCACGCTCGCATCCGCCAGGTGATGAAAGAAAAGTTCGGCTACACGAACGAAATGCAGGTGCCCAAGCTGGACAAGATCGTCCTGAACATGGGTATCGGCGAAGCCGTCGCAGACTCCAAGAAGGCGAACACCGCCCTCAAGGATCTGACCGCCATCGCCGGTCAGAAGGCCGTCGCCACCAAGGCCCGTAACTCCATCGCCGGCTTCAAGCTGCGCGAAGGCATGGTCATCGGCGGCAAGGTCACCCTGCGTGGCGACCAGATGTACGAGTTCCTGGACCGGTTCATCACGATCGCGCTGCCGCGCGTGAAGGATTTCCGTGGTCTGAAGGGCACGTCCTTCGATGGTCGCGGCAACTACGCCACCGGTCTGAAGGAGCACATCGTGTTCCCGGAGATCAACTACGACCAGATCGATCAGATGTGGGGCATGGACATTGTCGTCTGCACCACGGCCAAGACCGATGAGGAAGCCAAGGCTCTCCTCACCGAGTTCAAGTTCCCGTTCGTGAAGAACTGA
- the rpsS gene encoding 30S ribosomal protein S19, protein MARSSWKGPFVDGYLLKKADAVQSSGRKDVIKTWSRRSTILPQFVGLTFGVHNGQKHVPVSVSEEMVGMKLGEFAPTRNFPGHAADKKAKRK, encoded by the coding sequence ATGGCCCGCTCCTCCTGGAAAGGCCCGTTTGTCGACGGGTATCTGCTCAAGAAGGCCGACGCCGTTCAATCGTCGGGCCGCAAGGACGTGATCAAGACCTGGTCGCGCCGCTCCACCATCCTGCCGCAGTTCGTCGGTCTGACGTTCGGCGTCCATAACGGTCAGAAGCACGTGCCCGTGTCGGTCTCGGAAGAGATGGTCGGCATGAAGCTCGGCGAGTTCGCCCCGACCCGGAACTTCCCGGGTCACGCGGCGGACAAGAAGGCCAAAAGGAAGTAA
- the rpsE gene encoding 30S ribosomal protein S5 gives MAQQPQRGGGGNDRNRRDNRNGPAADGPDSDIVEKLVHINRVAATVKGGRRFSFAALMVVGDGKGRVGFGHGKAREVPEAIRKATEEAKKTMIRVPLRENRTLHHDGNGRWGAGKIMMRAAPPGTGVIAGGPMRAVLETLGVQDVVGKSTGSSNPYNMIRATFEALKVQSSPRQVASKRGKKVADLMGRRNDGASAPEAVES, from the coding sequence ATGGCGCAACAACCCCAACGCGGCGGCGGCGGCAACGATCGCAACCGTCGTGACAACCGCAACGGTCCCGCTGCTGATGGTCCGGATTCCGACATCGTCGAGAAGCTGGTGCACATCAACCGCGTCGCCGCCACCGTCAAAGGCGGCCGTCGCTTCAGCTTCGCAGCGCTGATGGTCGTCGGCGACGGCAAGGGTCGCGTCGGCTTCGGTCACGGCAAGGCGCGCGAAGTGCCGGAAGCCATTCGCAAGGCGACTGAAGAAGCCAAGAAGACGATGATCCGCGTTCCGCTGCGCGAGAACCGCACCCTGCACCACGACGGCAACGGCCGTTGGGGCGCTGGCAAGATCATGATGCGCGCCGCCCCTCCCGGGACCGGCGTCATCGCGGGCGGTCCGATGCGCGCCGTGCTCGAAACCCTCGGCGTCCAGGACGTTGTGGGCAAGTCGACCGGTTCGTCGAACCCCTACAACATGATCCGCGCGACGTTCGAAGCGCTGAAGGTCCAGTCCTCGCCCCGTCAGGTCGCGTCCAAGCGCGGCAAGAAGGTCGCGGATCTGATGGGCCGCCGCAACGACGGCGCCTCGGCGCCCGAAGCCGTGGAGTCCTAA
- the rpsM gene encoding 30S ribosomal protein S13: MARIAGVNIPTNKRVEIALQYIHGIGPAAAKDITEKVGIEPARRVNQLTDAEVLSIRETIDKDHTVEGDLRRETSMNIKRLMDLACYRGLRHRKGLPVRGQRTHTNARTRKGPAKPIAGKKK, translated from the coding sequence GTGGCCCGTATTGCTGGCGTCAACATCCCGACCAACAAGCGCGTAGAGATCGCGCTTCAGTATATCCATGGCATCGGCCCCGCCGCTGCCAAGGACATCACCGAGAAGGTGGGCATCGAGCCCGCTCGCCGGGTGAACCAGCTGACGGACGCCGAAGTCCTGTCGATCCGTGAAACGATCGACAAGGATCACACCGTCGAGGGCGACCTGCGCCGCGAGACGTCGATGAACATCAAGCGTCTGATGGATCTGGCCTGCTATCGCGGCCTGCGTCACCGCAAGGGCCTGCCGGTCCGCGGTCAGCGCACCCACACGAACGCCCGCACCCGCAAGGGTCCCGCCAAGCCGATCGCCGGCAAGAAGAAGTAA
- the rplV gene encoding 50S ribosomal protein L22, whose translation MAQTKNERRVAPTEARAKLVNVRISPQKLNLVAASIRGMPVQKALNELEFSRKRIAGDVRKVLYSAISNAENNHNLDIDNLVVAEAFVGKNLVMKRFASRARGRSSRILKPFSEITIVVREAGEAA comes from the coding sequence ATGGCCCAGACAAAAAACGAGCGTCGGGTCGCCCCGACCGAGGCCCGCGCCAAGCTGGTCAACGTGCGTATCAGCCCGCAAAAGCTGAACCTGGTCGCCGCTTCGATCCGCGGCATGCCGGTCCAGAAGGCGCTGAACGAGCTGGAATTCAGCCGTAAGCGCATCGCTGGCGACGTCCGCAAGGTCCTGTATTCGGCGATCTCGAACGCCGAGAACAACCACAACCTCGATATCGACAATCTGGTCGTCGCCGAGGCCTTCGTGGGCAAGAACCTGGTGATGAAGCGTTTCGCGAGCCGTGCTCGCGGTCGTTCGTCGCGCATCCTGAAACCGTTCAGCGAGATCACCATCGTGGTCCGTGAAGCCGGCGAGGCCGCCTGA
- the rpsK gene encoding 30S ribosomal protein S11 — translation MAKEPGRVKKRERKNITSGVAHVNASFNNTMITITDAQGNAISWSSAGHMGFKGSRKSTPYAAQMAAEDAGKKAQEHGVKTLEVNVSGPGSGRESALRALQSVGLTITTIRDVTPMPHNGCRPPKRRRV, via the coding sequence ATGGCCAAGGAACCGGGTCGCGTAAAGAAGCGCGAGCGCAAGAACATCACCTCGGGCGTCGCCCACGTGAATGCTTCGTTCAACAACACCATGATCACGATCACCGATGCCCAGGGCAACGCGATCTCGTGGTCTTCGGCGGGTCACATGGGCTTCAAGGGTTCGCGTAAGTCGACCCCTTACGCCGCTCAGATGGCTGCGGAAGACGCTGGCAAGAAGGCCCAGGAACACGGCGTGAAGACGCTGGAAGTGAACGTCTCGGGACCGGGATCCGGCCGTGAATCGGCCCTGCGCGCGCTGCAGTCGGTCGGTCTGACGATCACGACGATCCGCGACGTCACGCCGATGCCGCACAATGGTTGCCGTCCGCCCAAGCGTCGTCGCGTCTAA
- a CDS encoding adenylate kinase yields MNLILFGPPAAGKGTQAKRLVEEKGMVQLSTGDMLRAAIASGSELGLKVKDVLARGDLVTDEIVIALIEDRLPEAEAAGGAIFDGFPRTVAQAEALDEMLAKRGVQIDAVVRLKVDDAALTERIAKRFAEQGRPDDNPESFKVRLEAYNRNTAPLLPYYEAQGKLTEADGMGSIESVAKAIDEALA; encoded by the coding sequence ATGAACTTGATCCTGTTCGGACCGCCGGCGGCGGGCAAGGGCACCCAGGCCAAGCGGCTGGTGGAAGAGAAGGGCATGGTCCAGCTCTCCACCGGCGACATGCTGCGCGCGGCCATCGCCTCGGGCTCGGAGCTGGGCCTAAAGGTCAAGGACGTGCTGGCGCGCGGCGATCTGGTCACCGACGAGATCGTCATCGCCCTGATCGAGGATCGCCTGCCGGAGGCCGAGGCCGCCGGCGGCGCCATCTTCGACGGCTTCCCCCGCACCGTGGCGCAGGCCGAGGCGCTGGACGAGATGCTGGCCAAACGCGGTGTTCAAATCGACGCCGTCGTCCGGCTGAAAGTTGACGACGCCGCCCTGACCGAACGGATCGCCAAGCGCTTCGCGGAACAGGGTCGTCCGGACGATAATCCGGAATCGTTCAAGGTCCGGCTCGAGGCCTACAACCGCAACACCGCGCCGCTGCTTCCCTACTACGAAGCCCAAGGCAAGCTGACCGAAGCCGACGGCATGGGCTCGATCGAGTCCGTCGCCAAGGCGATCGACGAGGCCCTGGCCTGA
- the rplN gene encoding 50S ribosomal protein L14, translating to MIQMQTNLEVADNSGARRVMCIKVLGGSKRRYASIGDTIVASVKEAIPRGRVKKGDVVRAIVVRTAKDIQRKDGSVIRFDKSAAVIVNKQNEPVGTRIFGPVPRELRAKNHMKIISLAPEVL from the coding sequence ATGATCCAGATGCAAACTAACCTGGAAGTGGCCGATAATTCGGGCGCCCGCCGGGTCATGTGCATCAAGGTGTTGGGCGGCTCCAAGCGCCGCTACGCCTCGATCGGCGACACAATCGTCGCCTCCGTGAAGGAAGCCATCCCGCGCGGCCGTGTGAAGAAGGGCGACGTCGTTCGCGCCATCGTCGTGCGCACCGCCAAGGACATCCAACGCAAGGACGGCTCGGTCATCCGCTTTGACAAGTCGGCCGCCGTCATCGTCAACAAGCAGAACGAGCCTGTCGGCACGCGGATCTTCGGCCCGGTTCCTCGCGAACTGCGCGCCAAGAACCACATGAAGATCATCTCGCTGGCTCCGGAGGTCCTGTAA
- the secY gene encoding preprotein translocase subunit SecY, with translation MASAAEQLAANMNMGSFAKATELHKRLLFTLGALLVYRIGTYVPIPGINSQAFLQFFQNPDGQRGILDMFNMFSGGAVERMAIFALNVMPYISASIIVQLMGTVYPPWEKLKKEGGESGRKQLNQYTRYLTVFLALAQSFGIAAGLNSTAGLVDNPGIFFIISTVVTLTGGTMFLMWLGEQVTARGVGNGISLIIFAGIVAVLPSTIARLLGLAQQGQMSAFALLFIAILAVATVVFIVFMERAQRRLLIQYPKRQEGNRMAGGERSFLPLKVNTAGVIPPIFASSLLMLPTTVATMTANADLPSWMSWLPLVTAQLTHGQPLFMALYAALIVFFCFFYTSITFNPEDTAENLRKYGGFLPGIRPGKRTAEYLDYVLTRLTVIGAAYITAVCLLPEFIVSQFGNSLYFGGTSILIVVSVTMDTVAQIQSQLLAHQYEGLIKKAKLRGRGGRGAPTPVRR, from the coding sequence ATGGCTTCGGCCGCAGAACAACTCGCCGCCAATATGAATATGGGCTCGTTCGCGAAAGCGACCGAGCTGCATAAACGCCTGCTGTTCACGCTGGGCGCGCTTCTGGTCTATCGCATCGGCACCTATGTGCCGATCCCGGGCATCAACTCGCAGGCCTTCCTGCAGTTCTTCCAGAACCCGGACGGTCAGCGCGGCATCCTGGACATGTTCAACATGTTCTCGGGCGGCGCGGTCGAGCGTATGGCCATCTTCGCGCTGAACGTGATGCCCTACATCTCGGCCTCGATCATCGTGCAGCTGATGGGCACGGTGTATCCGCCCTGGGAGAAGCTGAAGAAGGAAGGCGGAGAAAGCGGCCGCAAGCAGCTGAACCAGTATACCCGTTATCTGACGGTGTTCCTGGCGCTGGCGCAGTCCTTCGGCATCGCGGCAGGTCTGAACAGCACCGCCGGCCTGGTCGACAACCCCGGCATCTTCTTCATAATTTCGACGGTCGTGACCCTGACCGGCGGCACCATGTTCCTGATGTGGCTGGGTGAGCAGGTGACGGCGCGCGGCGTCGGCAACGGCATCTCGCTGATCATCTTCGCCGGTATCGTGGCGGTCCTGCCGTCCACCATCGCCCGCCTGCTGGGGCTGGCCCAGCAAGGCCAGATGTCGGCCTTCGCCCTCCTGTTCATCGCCATTCTGGCTGTGGCCACCGTGGTCTTCATCGTCTTCATGGAGCGCGCCCAGCGCCGTCTTCTGATCCAGTATCCGAAGCGCCAGGAAGGCAACCGCATGGCCGGCGGCGAGCGTTCGTTCCTGCCGCTGAAGGTCAACACCGCCGGCGTGATCCCGCCGATCTTCGCCTCGTCGCTGCTGATGCTGCCGACGACGGTGGCGACCATGACGGCCAACGCCGACCTGCCCAGCTGGATGAGCTGGCTGCCGCTGGTGACGGCGCAGCTGACGCACGGCCAGCCGCTGTTCATGGCGCTGTATGCCGCTCTGATCGTCTTCTTCTGCTTCTTCTACACCTCGATCACCTTCAATCCCGAGGACACGGCCGAGAACCTGCGCAAATACGGCGGCTTCCTTCCGGGCATCCGTCCGGGCAAGCGGACGGCGGAATATCTGGACTATGTCCTGACCCGCCTGACTGTGATCGGCGCCGCCTACATCACCGCGGTCTGCCTGCTGCCCGAGTTCATCGTCAGCCAGTTCGGCAACAGCCTGTATTTTGGCGGAACGTCTATCTTGATCGTTGTGTCGGTCACCATGGACACTGTGGCCCAGATCCAGTCCCAACTGCTGGCGCACCAGTACGAAGGCTTGATCAAGAAGGCCAAGCTGCGTGGTCGTGGCGGTCGCGGCGCTCCCACGCCCGTTCGCCGCTAA
- the rpmD gene encoding 50S ribosomal protein L30: MAEKKTLTVKQTGSPIRRKNDQRATLVGLGLNRLGRESTLEDTPSVRGMIAKVAHLTEIVEK, encoded by the coding sequence ATGGCTGAAAAGAAAACCCTCACCGTCAAGCAGACCGGTTCGCCGATCCGCCGCAAGAACGACCAGCGCGCCACCCTGGTGGGCCTGGGTCTGAACCGCCTGGGTCGTGAATCCACTCTGGAAGACACGCCTTCGGTTCGCGGGATGATCGCCAAGGTCGCCCACCTGACCGAGATCGTCGAAAAGTAA
- the rplF gene encoding 50S ribosomal protein L6, whose protein sequence is MSRIGKKTIAVPKGVTVTLDGQNVTVKGPKGESAWTVADEIEVKQEGDELSLTPRSDTPRARAMWGLSRTLVDNMVVGVTTGFEKSLELVGVGYRAAMKGDALSLQLGFSHEVDIAPPAGVSFAVPKQTEIKISGADKQAVGQIASVIRKLRPPEPYKGKGVRYAGEKVRRKEGKKK, encoded by the coding sequence ATGTCCCGTATTGGCAAGAAAACCATCGCCGTGCCGAAGGGCGTGACTGTCACGCTCGACGGCCAGAACGTCACCGTCAAGGGACCCAAGGGCGAGAGCGCCTGGACCGTCGCCGACGAGATCGAAGTCAAGCAGGAAGGCGACGAACTGTCGCTGACGCCGCGTTCGGACACGCCTCGCGCTCGCGCGATGTGGGGTCTGTCGCGCACCCTGGTCGACAACATGGTCGTCGGCGTCACCACGGGCTTCGAAAAGTCGCTGGAGCTGGTCGGCGTGGGTTACCGCGCCGCGATGAAGGGCGACGCCCTTTCGCTGCAACTCGGCTTCTCGCACGAAGTCGATATCGCTCCGCCGGCCGGCGTCAGCTTCGCTGTGCCGAAGCAGACCGAGATCAAGATCTCGGGCGCTGACAAGCAAGCCGTCGGTCAGATCGCCTCGGTCATCCGCAAGCTGCGTCCGCCGGAGCCCTACAAGGGCAAGGGCGTCCGTTACGCGGGCGAGAAGGTCCGTCGCAAGGAAGGCAAGAAGAAGTAA
- the rpsC gene encoding 30S ribosomal protein S3: MGQKINPVGLRLGVNRTWDSRWFAAGADYSRLLHQDLKLREWLRERLAAAGVSRIIIERPHKKCRITIYAARPGVVIGKKGADIEKLRKDISARTEGEVHLNIIEVRKPETDAQLIAENIAQQLERRVAFRRAMKRSMQSAMRLGAKGIRMNVSGRLGGAEIARMEWYREGRVPLHTLRADIDYGFYEAKTTYGIIGVKVWVFKGEVLEHDPMAQDKRWAQEASGPSSNEGRERGGPRGDRGPRRDRGREN; this comes from the coding sequence ATGGGACAGAAAATCAATCCGGTCGGTCTGCGCCTCGGCGTGAACCGCACGTGGGACAGCCGCTGGTTCGCCGCCGGCGCCGACTATTCCCGCCTGCTGCACCAGGACCTGAAGCTGCGCGAGTGGCTGCGGGAACGCCTGGCCGCCGCCGGCGTGTCGCGCATCATCATCGAGCGCCCGCACAAGAAGTGCCGCATCACCATCTACGCCGCCCGTCCGGGCGTCGTGATCGGCAAGAAGGGCGCTGACATCGAGAAGCTCCGCAAGGACATCTCGGCGCGCACCGAGGGTGAAGTTCACCTGAACATCATCGAAGTCCGCAAGCCGGAAACCGATGCGCAGCTGATCGCCGAGAACATCGCGCAGCAGCTGGAGCGCCGCGTGGCCTTCCGCCGCGCCATGAAGCGTTCGATGCAGTCGGCCATGCGTCTGGGCGCCAAGGGCATTCGTATGAATGTCTCGGGTCGTCTGGGCGGCGCGGAAATCGCACGTATGGAATGGTACCGCGAAGGTCGCGTGCCGCTTCACACGCTGCGCGCCGACATCGACTATGGCTTCTACGAAGCCAAGACGACCTACGGCATCATCGGCGTGAAGGTCTGGGTCTTTAAGGGTGAAGTGCTGGAGCACGATCCCATGGCGCAGGACAAGCGTTGGGCCCAGGAAGCTTCGGGTCCGTCCTCGAACGAAGGCCGCGAACGCGGCGGCCCCCGTGGCGACCGCGGTCCGCGTCGCGACCGGGGACGTGAGAACTAA
- the rplX gene encoding 50S ribosomal protein L24, producing the protein MAAKIKKGDRVVVLTGKDKGRTGNVLKVLPTENRVLVEGVNMVQRHTRPSQADPQGGIKNKEASLHLSNVAIADANGKATRVGFKIDGDKKVRIAKTTGDVI; encoded by the coding sequence ATGGCCGCCAAGATCAAGAAGGGCGACCGCGTCGTCGTCCTCACCGGCAAGGACAAGGGCCGCACGGGCAACGTGCTGAAGGTCCTGCCCACCGAAAACCGCGTCCTTGTCGAAGGCGTCAACATGGTTCAGCGCCACACGCGCCCGAGCCAGGCTGACCCGCAGGGCGGCATCAAGAACAAGGAAGCCTCGCTTCACCTGTCGAACGTCGCGATCGCCGACGCCAACGGCAAGGCGACCCGCGTCGGCTTCAAGATCGATGGGGACAAGAAGGTCCGCATCGCCAAGACGACGGGAGACGTCATCTGA
- the rpmC gene encoding 50S ribosomal protein L29 gives MTKIADLRSQTTDQLSDELLKLKKEQFNLRFQAATGQMEKTHRVGEVRKDIARISTLLREKRAAS, from the coding sequence ATGACCAAGATCGCCGATCTGCGGTCGCAAACGACCGACCAACTGTCCGACGAGCTGCTGAAGCTCAAGAAGGAACAGTTCAACCTGCGCTTCCAGGCGGCCACCGGCCAAATGGAAAAGACTCACCGCGTTGGTGAAGTCCGCAAAGACATCGCTCGCATCTCGACGCTTCTGCGCGAGAAGCGTGCGGCCTCGTAA
- the rpsH gene encoding 30S ribosomal protein S8 — translation MMINDPLSDMIARIKNAATRKRSKVLTPASRLRQRVLDVLQDEGYIRGYNLVQNPGEFPQFEIELKYFDGQPVIAEIARVSKPGRRVYSAIGDLKPVKNGLGISILSTSKGVMSDASARDANVGGEVLCRVY, via the coding sequence ATGATGATCAACGATCCCCTGAGCGACATGATCGCTCGCATCAAGAACGCGGCGACCCGCAAGCGTTCCAAGGTGCTGACCCCGGCTTCCCGTCTGCGCCAGCGCGTCCTCGACGTGCTGCAGGACGAAGGCTATATCCGCGGCTACAACCTGGTTCAGAACCCGGGTGAGTTTCCGCAGTTCGAGATCGAGCTGAAGTACTTCGACGGTCAGCCCGTCATCGCCGAGATCGCGCGCGTGTCCAAGCCGGGCCGCCGCGTCTATTCGGCGATCGGCGATCTGAAGCCCGTCAAGAACGGCCTCGGCATCTCGATCCTCTCGACTTCGAAGGGCGTCATGTCCGACGCTTCCGCCCGCGACGCTAACGTCGGCGGCGAAGTCCTCTGCAGGGTCTACTGA
- a CDS encoding energy transducer TonB, with the protein MTDLDDPKPEKIRLRRWRMAGIFVAVAVAEIGLFLWLGQVRGPAPTPVVEPPPFEVVLYDPPPPMSNEPPAPETGGGAPAAPSVIHTPPPPPKERPREVPAPPVKAPAPAPVVGVAPAPSPQPGFGQGGQGTGNGSGVGSGSGPGSGSTGPRLVTGPTIGQIRANHPPGARSRYGRVELSCVIRLDSRLDGCRVVQETPPGLGFGAAGLQVSGYFRFQPPTEDGRPVEGQRVTVGVDFGRPPR; encoded by the coding sequence ATGACTGACCTAGACGACCCCAAACCTGAAAAGATCCGCCTGCGTCGCTGGCGCATGGCGGGCATATTCGTCGCCGTCGCTGTCGCGGAAATTGGCCTGTTCCTGTGGCTAGGACAGGTGAGGGGGCCGGCGCCGACGCCTGTAGTCGAGCCGCCGCCGTTCGAGGTCGTGCTCTACGATCCGCCGCCGCCGATGTCCAACGAACCCCCGGCGCCCGAAACCGGCGGCGGCGCGCCCGCTGCGCCATCCGTCATTCACACGCCGCCGCCTCCGCCCAAGGAACGCCCCCGCGAAGTTCCCGCGCCTCCCGTCAAGGCGCCGGCGCCCGCGCCCGTCGTCGGGGTCGCGCCGGCGCCATCGCCGCAACCCGGCTTCGGCCAGGGCGGGCAGGGGACAGGCAACGGATCCGGCGTCGGCTCTGGATCCGGCCCGGGCAGCGGCTCGACCGGACCGCGTCTGGTCACCGGTCCCACCATCGGCCAGATCCGCGCCAACCACCCGCCGGGCGCCCGCAGCCGTTACGGCCGGGTCGAACTGTCCTGCGTCATTCGCTTGGACAGCCGGCTGGACGGTTGCCGCGTCGTTCAAGAGACGCCCCCCGGCTTGGGTTTCGGCGCGGCCGGCTTGCAGGTGTCCGGCTATTTCCGCTTTCAACCGCCGACCGAAGACGGTCGCCCCGTCGAGGGGCAGCGGGTCACGGTCGGGGTCGATTTCGGCCGCCCGCCACGCTGA